AGGATCAAACCATCCTTAGCATTTTGTCAGGGGTTACACTGAAAAAATTACAATCACTTTTCCCAAACAATACGGTTGTTAGAATGATGCCTAACTTGGCTATTATCTACGGGGAAGGACTCATTGGACTGGCAGCGGAAAACTTATCTTCGGAGCAAAAAGAGGTTTATACGGATTTATGTTCTTCTCTAGGAAAAGTCTATTGGTTTCCAGAGCCTAAATTTAATGCATTCACTTCCTTAGGAGGCTGCGGACCAGCCTTTGTCCTCACTTTGATAGAAGCCATGACTGAATCAGGAATAGCGATGGGATTTAATGCTAAAGATTCTTTGCATATTGTTCTGCAAATGATCAAAGGAAGTATAGAGCTCCTAGAAAAGGGGGATGAACACCCTGCAGAACTCCGGTGGAAAATTGCCTCCCCAGGGGGATTGACCATCGCAGGAATGCGAAAAATGGAAGAATTGGGTGTTAGGGCGGGTATTATGAACACATTTCTTGCAACATACGAACGTACTAAAGAATTAGAAAACGAATAATTACAATTCCACATCAATTTATTTTTATTCGTAATTAATTCACAAAAGATTTTATAATAAACTAAAAACTCCTCATTAAATTCAAACGAGTACTTATATGTTAAAAGGGGTAATCCTTGCCCTAAGCGCCTGCTTTGTATGGGGGTTGATCTTTGTAATTCCCACGTATTTGCATGCCTTCTCGCCTATAGAAATCGCCCTAGGACGCCATTTTGTAAATGGTCTTACTTCACTCTTTTTCTTTTGCTTTTGCTTTAAAAAGCTAATTAATTTACCTAAACTAATGTGGTTCAAAGCTTTAAAATTCGCCCTCATCGTTAATATCATCTATTATACTTGCATTGTCCTAGGCGTGCAGCTCGCCGATGCTGCTATTACCACCCTAATCGCCGGTATTGCCCCCATCACTATCGCTTTATATGGCAACTGGCAGCAAAATGAATGCGACTATAAAAAACTCATCCTTCCCTGCATACTTATCTTTGCAGGTTTAATTCTTGTAAACGCCCAAAGTCTATTCACACACTCTGATACTCTTTCCGTAAATAACTATATTCTCGGCATCCTCTTTGCATCCATCGCCTTAATAGCCTGGTCTTGGTTCGTAGTGGCAAACACTCAATTCCTTAAAACATGCCCCACGTTAACCTATTTTGAATGGGCTTCTATGCTAGGTGTCGCGACACTCTTCTGGGTCGTCATCGGCACTGCAATCATGGGCTTTTTTGTCCTCGATACCTCCCAACTCCAAAGATATATGATCCCCTCTGATGAACTTACAACTTTCCTCGTAGGCATCGGCATTCTCGGCTGCATCTGCTCTTGGCTAGGGACTTTCCTCTGGAACTCCGGTTGCACCCACCTCCCTCTTTCCCTAAGCGGACAACTGACCATTTTCGAAACTCTCTTCGGCCTTACTTTTGTCTTCGCTCTGGACCAAAGACTCCCTACCCTCCTAGAGTTCTCCGGTATTCTCCTTATGCTCCTTGCCGTCCTCTACTGTATGAATACTTTCATGCCTCAGCATTCACACGCTCTACCCGCAGCCGTTAAGGTCAAAGCCAACGACCTTCCTGACTAAACATTTCATTTACAATTCACACCCTTTGGAATATACCTAAATTTTTTAACGGGGTGTTCCAATGGGCAAAAACGTCACGCAAAAGTTAATCGAATCTCACCTCCTCTCCGGCAGCCTGCAAACCGGCGCTGAAATCGGACTCCGCATCGATCAAACACTCACTCAAGATGCAACCGGTACAATGGTGATGTTGGAACTAGAAGCAATGGGTATCGACACTGTTAAAACGGAACTCTCTGCACAATACGTCGATCACAATCTCCTACAAACCGATTTCAAAAATGCCGACGACCATATTTTCTTACAGACTGCATGCCAACGCTTTGGCATCTGGTACAGCCGCGCAGGAAATGGTGTCAGCCATCCGGTACATATGGAACGCTTCGGCATTCCGGGTAAAACTCTGCTAGGCTCCGACAGCCACACTCCCGCAGCAGGCTCAATGGGAATGCTCGCCATTGGTGCAGGAGGTCTGGAAGTGGCCCTTGCTATGATCGGGGAACCTTTCTTTCTGCGCATGCCAAAAATCATGGGTGTTAAACTCACGGGAAAACTGCCCGAATGGGTCAGCGCTAAAGATATTATCCTGGAAATGCTGCGCCGTTATTCCGTCAAAGGCGGCGTAGGAAAAATCATCGAATATTACGGCCCAGGACTGCAATACCTCACCGCCATGGACAGGCACGTCATTGCTAATATGGGTGCTGAACTGGGGGCTACAACCACTGTTTTCCCTTCAGATCAAGCCGTAAAGCAATTTCTTACCGAGCAAGGACGTGAGAAAGACTGGAAAGAGCTCATTGCAGATCCCGATGCTACCTATGATCTGAATGATGAGATCAACCTTTCAGAATTGGAACCTCTTATCGCGCTCCCGAGCAGCCCAGACAAAGTTGTGACCGTCAGATCTGTCGCCGGAAAGGAAATCTACCAATCCATGATCGGCTCATCAGCCAACCCCGGCTTCAGAGACTTTGCCATCGCAGCAGAAATTGTCAACGGCAAGCAAGTACACGAAAGGGTATCTTTCGATATCAATCCCACTTCACGCAAAATCCTGGATGACCTAATCCGCCTAGGTTATTTGGAGAAACTCGTCTATGCTGGCGGGAGGATACATCAAGCCGGCTGTAATGGTTGCATAGGCATGGGACAAGCCCCAGCCACAGAGCGTAACAGCCTGCGTACTGTCCCTCGTAATTTTCCCGGGCGCTCAGGAACTAAAGAAGATGCCGTCTTCCTTTGCAGTCCTGAAACAGCTGCTGCTTCAGCCCTGAAGGGAGCTATCTGCGATCCGCGCGACTTAGGCATCCCCTACCCTCACGTCAAAGAACCTGAAAAAGGGCATCTCAACCCTTATATGATTCTGCCCCCCACTAAGAACAATCGTGAGATCCATCTGGAAAAAGGCCCCAACATTAAACCATTACCCGATTTTGTCCCTCTACAAGATCACATCGAGGGCCCCGTCCTCATTAAAGTGGGCGATAATATCTCTACCGATGAGATCTTACCGGCAGGGGCCAAAGTCCTCCCCTTCCGCAGCAACATTCCCGAGATCAGCAAGTTCACGTTTGCACAAGTGGATGAAAGCTACTATACACGTGCACTGAAGTACCAGAAGCAAGGACATTTTATCATTGCAGGATCAAATTATGGACAAGGCTCCAGCCGTGAACACGCTGTCATGGCCCCTAAGTACTTAGGTGTACGTGCAGTCATCGCCAAAACCTTTGCGCGCATCCACTGGCAGAACCTTGCCAATTTTGGTATTCTAGCCTTAAGTTTTATTGAAAACATCGATTACGATAGAATTGCCCCCCAGGATATTCTCATTATCGAGAGTGCACGAGAACAACTCATCGAAAGTTCTGAAATTATTGTGAGCAATAAAACACAGAATTATACTTTTAAAACTACCCATGCTCTCACTCCCCGTCAAGTGGAAATGGTTCTGGCAGGAAGCGTGATCAATCTGCACAGAAAGAATTAAGTCGTGATAAAACGAGCTAGGTAGTTTTTAAGTGTCTTTTCTAGTACCTGGAATTCCAAAGGTTTGCTCAAATAATCATCCATGCCCACTTCTACAGATTTCTTTTTGTCCTTCTCTTGAATACTCGCTGTGAGAGCAATAACAATGGGTTGTGGGTCGCCTAACTTCCTTATTTCCTTGGTGGCATCATACCCATCCATATAAGGCATACGGATATCCATCAAAATAAGGTCATATTTTACAGCTTTGGCTTTCTCAACTGCTTCCAAACCATTCTCTGCTGAATCGGGAATAATCCCCACCATTGTCAGCATCTCGGAAATGATTTCGCGGTTAATATCAAAATCCTCCACCACCAAAACTTTAGCTCCATTAAAATTCGTTTTAAACTGCAACATTGACTGGCTCCTGTTTTCTTATGGGGAGAGTGATATGAAATTTTGTTCCTTGACCGACAGCACTTTCAAAATCGATCGATCCATTCATTTTATCAATCATGATTTTACACAAATAAAGGCCTAGCCCTGTGCCGCCTCTTTTCAAAGCTTCATTGGAATCTACCTGCATAAATTTATCAAATAATAAATGTTGTTTTTCTTTTGGTATACCAATTCCCGTATCTTTCACATCGATTACTAAACGAGGATCCTCTTGATCTCCATCTTCTATCTGGACTTTCAATAGGATCTCCCCACTATCCGTATATTTTATCGCGTTCCCCAACATATTTATTAGAATCTGTCGCACCGGATGATGTGGAATAAGATATTTATCTCCTTTGGTGGACTCTATCTCATCCTTAATAATTAGTCCTTTTTCTATCGCTTTGCTTTGAACCATTTCAACGATTTCCCTGCAATATTCGTCTAAATCCACCTTCTCATAACGAATCTCCATACTGTTGGACTCAATTTTAGTGATATCAAGCAAGTTATTGATCAGTTGCAATAGATATTGTGATGAAGTCGACAGTATCTTTAGATAACGTGTCTGCTTAGTATCTAAATTAGTTAATTCAAGCAAGGAGGAAGTCCCGATAATCCCATGTAAAGGCGTGCGGATTTCATGGCTCATATTAGCTAAAAAGGCCGATTTAGCAACATTTGCTTCCTCAGCCCGCTTTCTCAAAACTTTTGATCTTTGCATGTAATAATATAATAGGGTCGTAATAAATCCAAAAATTAATCCCGTAAGTAAAATAAGGAGGGGTATTTTACTTTCAAGAAACTCTATACCTTCTTTATTTCCTCTTAAATTGACTACAAAAAGGTTTTCAAAGAAATACCACCTATCTGTAGCTAATATTTCTTTTGCAGTTGGGGTAGAAGCAAAAACCTCTCTGTTATTGATCAATATCTGAATATCAAACTCCCTGAGATGATATAAAATGGGATTTATCTTGAAAAAGTCACTTGCATAATAAAAATCGAGCGAATAGCCTTTTCCGGGAATTTTATTCCTAAATACCAGTAGAGCCCTCTTCTCTTTATCAATCAATACTTCTAACTTTTTATTGCTGCTGCTAAATTCCTTTTTATATTGCTTAACCCACGCCACCCCTTTAACCTCATCACGGAAGCCGCCCTGACGAATTTCAAAATTATCATCCACATGCACAATACCTTGTAGGGAGGGAAAATCCTCTAAATATTGCTCAATGTCACTTTTCCAATAAATTGGATTGTCAGGCAAAAGTACGTAACGTTTGGACAACCGCGTAATCGCATCATAGTTATACAATAAAGCAATATCCAATGTTTGCGAGATGCTATAAACACTATTCTTATAATAATTTTCTAAACTAGCCTTTTGACTGATTTGCGATGCCATCGCTAGAGCTATTGTACATCCTAATACTGCCAAGCCCGACATTCCGGATGCCCAATAAATATATTGGCCATAGTATTTTTTATAGACTCTTCCAGAAACGATAATGAAGATATTTAACGATAGCAGAAGCAAGGCTATGCTTGTCTCGACAGCCATCCTAGACGTATCTATAGATGAGTATGCACTTTCAAAACCACTTAAATAGCCAAAAAAAGCAACTAAGGAGGTTCCAAAAATGATTGCAACAAAAATACCTATCATCCAATAAACCCAGAGCGGACTTTTCCTTAGTGTGAAAAGCGCTAAGCAAATATTCACAAGAATAATACATATACTGGTATTGCTCGCCGGCCGACCAGGGTAAGTATTGACATTCATCTCGGATGAATAGAAAAAAAATGAATCTATTCCTAGATCCATCTTAAAAAATGTTTGAAATAAGATGACAGCTGTAAATACAATACAAAATATAGATAAAATTCTAGTGGGGATGAACTGGTGGAAAAGTAAGGTAAAGCACCCTATTGCCGATAAAGTCATCAATAATGCTGTATTAAATACCATCTTAGGATAACTAGGAACGATAGACACTAATCTAGAATATCCTGTCAGCCATCCCACGAGTACTGATAATCCTAAGATTAATACCACTGTTGAAAAGATGAGATAGGAATGATAGTAAAATTTAGATTTAGTTTTTTCAAAAACCATTTAGTTCCC
This Parachlamydiales bacterium DNA region includes the following protein-coding sequences:
- a CDS encoding response regulator, with amino-acid sequence MLQFKTNFNGAKVLVVEDFDINREIISEMLTMVGIIPDSAENGLEAVEKAKAVKYDLILMDIRMPYMDGYDATKEIRKLGDPQPIVIALTASIQEKDKKKSVEVGMDDYLSKPLEFQVLEKTLKNYLARFITT
- the proC gene encoding pyrroline-5-carboxylate reductase, with protein sequence MRITIIGCGNMGSGIAQRFAPLHDVYLYDRNMQKVEQLVKQGCGKVCHNLDEAFKTSDILLLAIKPQNLDAFVQTIPSQTKKDQTILSILSGVTLKKLQSLFPNNTVVRMMPNLAIIYGEGLIGLAAENLSSEQKEVYTDLCSSLGKVYWFPEPKFNAFTSLGGCGPAFVLTLIEAMTESGIAMGFNAKDSLHIVLQMIKGSIELLEKGDEHPAELRWKIASPGGLTIAGMRKMEELGVRAGIMNTFLATYERTKELENE
- a CDS encoding aconitate hydratase, whose protein sequence is MGKNVTQKLIESHLLSGSLQTGAEIGLRIDQTLTQDATGTMVMLELEAMGIDTVKTELSAQYVDHNLLQTDFKNADDHIFLQTACQRFGIWYSRAGNGVSHPVHMERFGIPGKTLLGSDSHTPAAGSMGMLAIGAGGLEVALAMIGEPFFLRMPKIMGVKLTGKLPEWVSAKDIILEMLRRYSVKGGVGKIIEYYGPGLQYLTAMDRHVIANMGAELGATTTVFPSDQAVKQFLTEQGREKDWKELIADPDATYDLNDEINLSELEPLIALPSSPDKVVTVRSVAGKEIYQSMIGSSANPGFRDFAIAAEIVNGKQVHERVSFDINPTSRKILDDLIRLGYLEKLVYAGGRIHQAGCNGCIGMGQAPATERNSLRTVPRNFPGRSGTKEDAVFLCSPETAAASALKGAICDPRDLGIPYPHVKEPEKGHLNPYMILPPTKNNREIHLEKGPNIKPLPDFVPLQDHIEGPVLIKVGDNISTDEILPAGAKVLPFRSNIPEISKFTFAQVDESYYTRALKYQKQGHFIIAGSNYGQGSSREHAVMAPKYLGVRAVIAKTFARIHWQNLANFGILALSFIENIDYDRIAPQDILIIESAREQLIESSEIIVSNKTQNYTFKTTHALTPRQVEMVLAGSVINLHRKN
- a CDS encoding ATP-binding protein, giving the protein MASQISQKASLENYYKNSVYSISQTLDIALLYNYDAITRLSKRYVLLPDNPIYWKSDIEQYLEDFPSLQGIVHVDDNFEIRQGGFRDEVKGVAWVKQYKKEFSSSNKKLEVLIDKEKRALLVFRNKIPGKGYSLDFYYASDFFKINPILYHLREFDIQILINNREVFASTPTAKEILATDRWYFFENLFVVNLRGNKEGIEFLESKIPLLILLTGLIFGFITTLLYYYMQRSKVLRKRAEEANVAKSAFLANMSHEIRTPLHGIIGTSSLLELTNLDTKQTRYLKILSTSSQYLLQLINNLLDITKIESNSMEIRYEKVDLDEYCREIVEMVQSKAIEKGLIIKDEIESTKGDKYLIPHHPVRQILINMLGNAIKYTDSGEILLKVQIEDGDQEDPRLVIDVKDTGIGIPKEKQHLLFDKFMQVDSNEALKRGGTGLGLYLCKIMIDKMNGSIDFESAVGQGTKFHITLPIRKQEPVNVAV
- a CDS encoding DMT family transporter, producing MLKGVILALSACFVWGLIFVIPTYLHAFSPIEIALGRHFVNGLTSLFFFCFCFKKLINLPKLMWFKALKFALIVNIIYYTCIVLGVQLADAAITTLIAGIAPITIALYGNWQQNECDYKKLILPCILIFAGLILVNAQSLFTHSDTLSVNNYILGILFASIALIAWSWFVVANTQFLKTCPTLTYFEWASMLGVATLFWVVIGTAIMGFFVLDTSQLQRYMIPSDELTTFLVGIGILGCICSWLGTFLWNSGCTHLPLSLSGQLTIFETLFGLTFVFALDQRLPTLLEFSGILLMLLAVLYCMNTFMPQHSHALPAAVKVKANDLPD